In Vibrio bathopelagicus, the following are encoded in one genomic region:
- a CDS encoding glycoside hydrolase family 9 protein — protein sequence MLLLTNHIGYESTAPKQAILQTKKVRLSSTTALLVCADNHITVGNFDVVKQGRVANWHQGQFFTIDFSSFTEPGRYYLRFDNLRSEVFEIGSNLLMNHTFSDVLHYFKSQRCGGTFDKKDRQAQILGTDRYVDVHGGWYDASGDVSKYFSHLSYGNYLNPQQIPMVVWNMLKSVRLTSNNSDFPKFSMTRLIEEALFGADFLVRMQDAAGYFYMTVFDKWSKDINQRDICAYATQEGHKSTDLQAGYRQGAGVAIAALAAASELETSGSYSSQTYLETAANGYWHLKEHNLQYLNDGEENIIDEYCALLAANELYRVTQDSQYLSEARTWASRLIARQQSDDSFTHFWSANSDGSRPYFHAAEAGLPVIALCEYIDNETDAVLKEQARTVVEKACQFEINITDKVINPFGYPRQYVKSVDGDKRDAFFVAQQNETGYWWQGENARLGSIATMAYLVQPHIQDTDLQKRLIQLSQNSLDWILGLNPYHMCMLDGHGHNNPDYLPQLGFFNAKGGICNGITAGFDDEQDIAFKPPAQKDDMLQNWRWGEQWIPHGAWYLLATAAQFNHLAQCKEQ from the coding sequence ATGCTGTTATTGACCAACCATATTGGCTACGAATCCACGGCTCCAAAGCAAGCTATCTTACAAACTAAGAAAGTTCGCTTATCAAGTACGACTGCACTATTAGTGTGTGCCGACAACCATATTACCGTGGGCAACTTCGATGTTGTAAAGCAAGGCCGCGTAGCAAACTGGCATCAAGGACAATTCTTCACAATCGATTTCAGTTCATTCACTGAACCTGGTCGCTACTACCTACGCTTTGACAATCTACGTTCAGAAGTCTTTGAGATTGGTAGCAACCTATTAATGAACCACACGTTTTCTGATGTGCTTCATTACTTCAAGTCTCAACGTTGCGGCGGCACTTTCGACAAAAAAGATCGACAAGCACAAATTCTAGGCACTGACAGATACGTCGATGTCCATGGCGGTTGGTACGACGCATCAGGCGATGTAAGCAAGTATTTTAGTCACCTGTCTTATGGTAACTACCTCAACCCTCAACAGATTCCGATGGTTGTTTGGAACATGCTCAAAAGCGTGCGCTTGACCAGCAATAACTCAGACTTCCCGAAATTCTCCATGACTCGTCTGATTGAAGAAGCTCTATTCGGTGCAGACTTCTTAGTACGCATGCAAGACGCTGCTGGATACTTCTATATGACGGTATTCGACAAGTGGAGCAAAGATATCAATCAGCGCGACATCTGCGCTTATGCCACTCAAGAAGGCCATAAATCAACGGACTTACAAGCGGGCTACCGACAAGGGGCGGGCGTTGCTATCGCCGCATTAGCTGCTGCATCAGAGCTTGAAACCTCGGGCAGCTATTCTAGTCAAACTTACCTTGAAACTGCCGCCAACGGTTACTGGCACCTAAAAGAGCATAACCTCCAGTATCTAAACGATGGCGAAGAAAACATCATCGATGAGTATTGTGCCCTACTCGCTGCCAATGAGTTGTACCGAGTTACACAAGATTCTCAATATCTATCAGAAGCAAGAACTTGGGCTAGTCGCTTAATCGCTCGTCAGCAATCCGATGATTCATTTACGCATTTCTGGTCGGCAAACTCTGATGGCTCTCGCCCTTATTTCCATGCAGCTGAAGCAGGCCTTCCAGTGATTGCTCTGTGCGAGTATATCGACAATGAAACTGATGCAGTTCTGAAAGAACAAGCTCGCACAGTTGTTGAAAAAGCATGTCAGTTCGAAATCAATATTACAGACAAAGTCATCAACCCATTTGGCTATCCAAGACAATACGTTAAGTCTGTCGATGGCGATAAACGCGATGCCTTCTTTGTCGCTCAACAAAACGAAACAGGCTACTGGTGGCAAGGTGAAAACGCGCGTCTTGGCTCAATTGCGACCATGGCTTACTTAGTTCAACCACATATTCAAGATACAGATCTTCAAAAGCGCTTAATCCAGCTTTCACAAAACAGCCTTGATTGGATTTTAGGATTGAACCCTTACCACATGTGTATGCTCGATGGTCATGGCCATAACAACCCAGACTACCTACCACAGCTTGGCTTCTTTAATGCGAAAGGCGGTATTTGCAACGGCATCACGGCTGGCTTTGACGATGAACAAGACATCGCATTCAAGCCACCAGCTCAAAAAGACGACATGCTACAAAACTGGCGCTGGGGCGAACAATGGATCCCTCATGGCGCGTGGTACTTACTGGCAACAGCAGCACAATTTAATCATTTAGCACAGTGTAAGGAGCAATAA
- a CDS encoding N-acetylglucosamine kinase, giving the protein MTLYYIGIDGGGTSCRARIRDDQGKLIGEAKSGSANILLGVDVAMNSIVDAITKAAQQSQLDSDDFSNMHVGLALAGAEQKSAWFDFMAQAHPFASMTLNTDAYGACIGAHNGQDGAIMIGGTGSCGIYLNNGEQHVVGGREFPISDQGGSAVMGLRLIQQVLLAEDGIRNKTPLTQHVMNHFNNDVDAIVAWSKGAIPKDYGQFSPVIFQLANEGDELAIEMLKQTAADIEMFVLALHRKGADKVCLMGSIAERILNWLSPPVQQWIVKPQFDAIEGALMFAGKSQHNLYQQA; this is encoded by the coding sequence ATGACTCTTTACTACATAGGTATTGATGGTGGTGGCACCTCCTGCCGAGCTCGCATTCGTGATGACCAAGGCAAACTGATTGGTGAAGCTAAGAGCGGCAGTGCCAACATCCTGTTGGGCGTTGATGTTGCGATGAATTCGATTGTTGATGCCATCACCAAAGCCGCACAACAAAGCCAACTAGACTCTGACGACTTTTCTAATATGCATGTTGGATTAGCACTGGCTGGCGCAGAGCAAAAATCAGCATGGTTCGACTTCATGGCACAAGCACACCCTTTCGCAAGCATGACTCTCAATACCGACGCTTACGGCGCTTGCATTGGTGCTCACAATGGACAAGACGGTGCAATCATGATCGGTGGCACAGGTTCATGTGGCATCTACTTAAACAACGGCGAACAACATGTTGTTGGCGGTCGTGAATTCCCAATTTCAGACCAAGGTGGCAGCGCAGTGATGGGCCTTCGTTTAATTCAGCAAGTTCTACTCGCTGAAGATGGCATTCGCAACAAAACTCCGCTGACTCAACACGTTATGAATCATTTCAACAACGATGTTGATGCGATCGTGGCGTGGTCGAAAGGCGCGATTCCAAAAGATTACGGTCAATTTTCTCCAGTCATTTTTCAATTGGCTAATGAAGGAGATGAACTTGCTATCGAGATGCTTAAGCAGACTGCAGCCGATATCGAAATGTTTGTGTTAGCGCTGCATCGAAAAGGCGCTGACAAGGTGTGCTTAATGGGAAGTATCGCTGAACGCATTCTCAACTGGCTATCACCACCAGTACAGCAATGGATCGTTAAACCTCAATTTGACGCTATCGAAGGCGCATTGATGTTTGCCGGGAAATCACAACACAACTTGTATCAACAGGCTTAG
- a CDS encoding beta-N-acetylhexosaminidase, producing the protein MNYRIDLAVLSEQKNNCRFGLTVHNLSDLDVQDWSLHFAFDRFILPESLSQGELTQVGSFCSFKPNSSVLKANNHYYLEFSIQSAPFRFYSDGLNDAFIQTHHQGETSVLPVAISPIVLASPYRERNQIPEVNAAEIALIPQPNQIEIQQGSFKLSSECKIEVQSHLANKAAYWLQQELLSTFEMSLSNELSTELSKDESGDILFRSNPTLDEAEYKITIAAQQIMVESGSQSGFTHAVASLIQLVQQLDAECLSVPCCKIADQPRFKYRGMMLDCARHFHSVEQVKRLINQLAHYKFNVFHWHLTDDEGWRIEIKSLPQLTEIGACRGPDHALEPQYTHLAENYGGFYTQQQIREVIEYAEQRSITVIPEIDIPGHCRAAIKSLPDMLVEQADTTQYKSIQHYNDNVLNPGLPGTYQFLDAVIEEVAELFPSELIHMGADEVPPGVWSNSPAAQALMKEHQYQDSKDLQGHLFRYAENKLKQLGKRMVGWEEAQHGDKVSKETIIYSWLSEEAAVNCARQGFDVVLQPAQFTYLDMTQDYAPEEPGVDWAAVIPLEQAYTYEALAEISDTDPIRKRIRGIQCALWCEIVTNQKRMDYMVFPRISALAEGCWTHKNNRNWLDYLSRLKGHLPLLDRLDVDYRNPWKAQ; encoded by the coding sequence ATGAATTATCGCATCGACTTAGCTGTTCTTTCTGAACAAAAAAACAACTGCCGATTCGGCCTTACGGTACATAACTTAAGTGACCTCGACGTACAAGATTGGTCACTGCACTTTGCCTTTGACCGATTCATCCTTCCTGAGAGCTTATCGCAAGGTGAACTGACGCAAGTAGGAAGCTTTTGTTCGTTCAAACCAAATTCGTCAGTGTTAAAGGCGAACAACCATTACTACCTTGAATTCAGCATTCAAAGCGCCCCATTCCGTTTCTATTCTGACGGCCTAAATGATGCTTTTATCCAAACGCATCACCAAGGTGAAACATCGGTACTGCCTGTCGCAATATCACCAATTGTTCTGGCTTCACCATACCGTGAACGCAATCAGATACCTGAAGTGAACGCTGCTGAGATTGCATTGATTCCTCAACCAAATCAAATCGAAATTCAGCAAGGTAGCTTCAAGCTAAGCAGCGAATGTAAGATTGAGGTTCAATCTCACCTTGCCAATAAAGCAGCATATTGGCTGCAACAAGAATTGCTCTCTACCTTTGAAATGTCTCTTTCGAATGAGCTTTCAACTGAACTTTCAAAAGACGAAAGCGGCGACATTCTGTTTCGCAGCAATCCGACTTTAGACGAAGCCGAGTACAAGATCACCATCGCAGCACAGCAGATAATGGTTGAATCAGGTAGCCAATCTGGCTTCACACACGCAGTGGCAAGCTTGATTCAATTGGTTCAACAACTGGATGCAGAGTGCCTCTCTGTTCCATGTTGCAAAATCGCCGATCAACCTCGCTTCAAATACCGAGGCATGATGTTGGACTGCGCTCGTCACTTCCACTCGGTAGAGCAAGTTAAGCGTTTAATCAATCAACTGGCGCACTACAAATTCAACGTATTTCATTGGCATCTAACTGACGATGAAGGTTGGAGAATTGAGATTAAAAGCCTGCCTCAGCTGACTGAAATCGGCGCTTGCCGCGGCCCTGATCATGCGTTGGAGCCGCAATATACTCACCTTGCTGAGAACTATGGTGGCTTCTACACGCAACAACAAATTCGTGAAGTGATTGAGTATGCTGAGCAGCGCAGTATCACGGTTATTCCTGAAATCGATATCCCAGGACACTGCCGCGCCGCAATAAAATCACTGCCTGACATGCTGGTAGAGCAAGCAGACACCACACAATACAAGAGTATTCAACACTACAACGACAACGTGCTAAATCCAGGTTTACCGGGTACTTACCAATTCCTAGATGCCGTTATTGAAGAAGTGGCAGAGCTTTTCCCTAGCGAATTGATCCACATGGGCGCAGATGAAGTACCACCAGGTGTGTGGAGCAACAGCCCTGCCGCTCAAGCTCTGATGAAAGAACACCAATATCAAGACAGCAAAGATTTACAAGGCCACCTATTCCGTTATGCCGAGAACAAACTCAAACAACTTGGCAAGCGCATGGTGGGCTGGGAAGAAGCGCAACACGGCGACAAGGTCAGCAAAGAAACCATCATCTACTCGTGGCTCAGTGAAGAAGCCGCTGTGAATTGTGCTCGCCAAGGTTTTGATGTGGTGCTGCAACCTGCACAGTTTACCTATCTCGACATGACCCAAGATTATGCACCGGAAGAGCCGGGCGTAGATTGGGCTGCTGTTATCCCATTAGAACAAGCTTATACCTACGAAGCGCTTGCTGAGATATCCGACACCGACCCAATTCGTAAGCGGATCCGCGGAATTCAGTGTGCTCTATGGTGTGAGATCGTCACCAATCAAAAGCGCATGGATTACATGGTATTCCCAAGAATTAGCGCTTTAGCTGAAGGATGTTGGACACATAAAAACAACCGAAACTGGCTAGATTACTTATCTCGCCTAAAGGGTCACCTGCCATTACTCGACAGACTCGATGTTGACTATCGTAACCCTTGGAAAGCTCAATAA
- a CDS encoding GH36-type glycosyl hydrolase domain-containing protein: MKYGYFDNDNREYVITRPDVPAPWTNYLGTEKFCTVISHNAGGYSFYNSPEYNRVTKFRPNGTFDRPGHYVYLRDDETGDYWSISWQPVAKSLDEANYEVRHGLSYSKFKCEYSGITATKTLFVPKGEDAEVWDVVLKNNTDKPRTISTFSFVEFSFSHIQSDNQNHQMSLYSAGTSYQEGVLEYDLYYNTNDFEGFYYLASTFSPDSYDGQRDNFLGMYRDEANPIAVENGKCSNSAQTCYNHCGSLHKQFTIQPGEEVRFAYVLGIGKGNGERLREKYQDTANVDAAFQGIKDHWDERCNKFQVKSPNEGLDTMINTWTLYQAETCVVWSRFASFIEVGGRTGLGYRDTAQDAISVPHANPQMTKKRIIDLLRGQVKAGYGLHLFDPDWFDPEKADVEPSKSPTVVPTPSDDDKIHGIDDTCSDDHLWIVPTIIKYVMETGEHDFFDEVTPYADGGEATVYEHMKAALNFSAEYVGQTGICKGLRADWNDCLNLGGGESSMVSFLHFWALQEFLDLAKFRNNDADVAKYTEMAANVREACETHLWDDEGGWYIRGLTKNGDKIGTAQQTEGRVHLESNTLAVLSGAVSQERGEKAMDAVDENLFSEYGLHLNSPSFATPNDDIGFVTRVYQGVKENGAIFSHPNPWAWVAEAKLGRGDRAMKFYDALNPYNQNDIIETRYAEPYSYVQFIMGKDHQDHGRANHPWLTGTSGWAYFAVTNFILGVRTGFEGLTVDPCIPTDWPEFEVTRQWRGATYNITVQNPNAVSKGVASITINGEQIEGAIPVQAEGSVNEVIVVLG; this comes from the coding sequence ATGAAATACGGCTATTTCGATAACGACAATCGCGAATACGTCATCACTCGCCCTGATGTACCAGCACCTTGGACAAACTACCTAGGTACTGAAAAATTTTGTACCGTGATTTCGCACAATGCGGGCGGTTACTCGTTCTACAATTCTCCGGAATACAACCGTGTTACTAAATTCCGTCCAAACGGTACATTCGACCGTCCAGGACACTATGTTTACCTGCGTGATGATGAGACGGGTGATTACTGGTCTATCTCTTGGCAGCCAGTGGCAAAAAGCCTAGATGAAGCGAACTACGAGGTTCGTCATGGCCTGTCATATTCAAAGTTCAAATGTGAATACAGCGGCATTACAGCAACCAAAACGCTATTCGTTCCTAAGGGCGAAGATGCAGAAGTTTGGGACGTTGTGCTAAAGAACAACACTGATAAGCCAAGAACCATCAGCACTTTCTCATTTGTTGAGTTCTCTTTCAGTCACATTCAATCAGATAACCAGAACCATCAGATGTCTTTGTACTCTGCGGGCACCTCTTACCAAGAAGGTGTTCTGGAATACGACCTTTACTACAACACTAACGACTTTGAAGGCTTCTACTACCTAGCGTCAACCTTCTCGCCAGACAGCTACGACGGACAACGTGACAACTTCCTTGGCATGTACCGAGACGAAGCAAACCCAATCGCGGTTGAAAATGGCAAGTGTTCTAACAGCGCGCAAACTTGTTACAACCACTGTGGTTCTCTGCATAAGCAATTTACCATTCAACCGGGTGAAGAGGTTCGCTTTGCGTACGTACTAGGTATCGGCAAAGGCAACGGTGAACGCCTACGTGAGAAGTACCAAGACACAGCAAACGTAGATGCCGCTTTCCAAGGCATCAAAGATCACTGGGACGAACGCTGCAACAAGTTCCAAGTTAAGTCTCCAAACGAAGGCTTAGACACCATGATCAACACGTGGACGCTTTACCAAGCGGAAACCTGTGTGGTTTGGTCGCGCTTTGCATCCTTCATTGAAGTGGGTGGTCGTACTGGCCTTGGTTACCGTGATACGGCGCAAGACGCGATCTCAGTACCTCATGCCAACCCACAAATGACCAAGAAACGTATTATCGATCTGCTTCGTGGCCAAGTGAAAGCGGGCTACGGACTACATTTGTTCGATCCAGACTGGTTCGATCCAGAGAAAGCCGACGTTGAGCCTTCAAAATCGCCAACAGTGGTTCCAACACCGTCAGATGACGACAAGATCCACGGCATTGACGATACCTGTTCTGATGATCACTTATGGATCGTACCAACCATCATCAAGTACGTGATGGAAACCGGTGAACACGATTTCTTTGACGAAGTGACTCCATACGCAGATGGTGGCGAAGCAACGGTTTACGAACACATGAAAGCCGCACTGAACTTCTCAGCAGAATACGTTGGTCAAACGGGTATCTGTAAGGGTCTTCGCGCAGACTGGAATGACTGTTTGAACCTAGGTGGTGGTGAATCTTCAATGGTTTCATTCCTACACTTCTGGGCTCTACAAGAATTTTTAGACCTGGCTAAGTTCCGAAATAACGATGCTGACGTTGCTAAATACACAGAAATGGCGGCTAACGTTCGCGAAGCTTGTGAAACGCACCTTTGGGATGATGAGGGTGGCTGGTACATCCGTGGTCTGACTAAAAATGGCGACAAGATCGGAACAGCTCAACAAACTGAAGGTCGAGTGCATCTTGAGTCAAACACGCTAGCGGTTCTATCTGGCGCGGTATCTCAAGAGCGTGGCGAAAAAGCGATGGACGCTGTTGATGAGAACTTATTCTCTGAATACGGCTTACACCTAAACTCTCCATCGTTCGCAACACCCAACGACGATATCGGCTTTGTGACTCGCGTTTACCAAGGCGTTAAAGAGAACGGCGCTATCTTCTCTCACCCAAACCCATGGGCTTGGGTAGCCGAAGCGAAGCTAGGTCGTGGTGACCGTGCGATGAAATTCTACGACGCACTAAACCCATACAACCAAAACGACATAATTGAAACACGCTACGCAGAACCTTACTCGTACGTGCAGTTCATCATGGGTAAAGACCACCAAGACCACGGCCGTGCAAACCACCCTTGGTTAACCGGTACGTCGGGTTGGGCTTACTTTGCGGTAACCAACTTCATTCTTGGTGTTCGCACAGGCTTTGAAGGTTTAACCGTAGATCCTTGTATCCCAACTGATTGGCCAGAATTCGAGGTGACTCGTCAATGGCGTGGTGCGACTTACAACATCACAGTTCAAAACCCGAATGCAGTAAGTAAGGGCGTTGCCTCTATCACGATTAACGGTGAGCAGATTGAAGGTGCAATCCCAGTACAAGCAGAAGGCAGCGTGAACGAAGTTATCGTTGTACTCGGCTAA
- a CDS encoding phosphoglucomutase/phosphomannomutase family protein gives MIKFGTGGWRAFIGEEFTRENVRLVAQALSNIINNEDAAKNGFVIGYDRRFLSDKAACWFAEVLAANNIKVSFIDKFVPTPIVMFQAKEMGCIYSACITASHNPADYNGIKIFIEGGRDADEIITEKIEQQISTLTSEDVVRVDFEQALNDKEIEIINPMNAFVDSIINAIDIESIKQANLRVLIDPMFGVAKNALQTVLISARCDVDVINDGKNPDFGGLMPSPSAATLYRLKHLVAAEGYDIGIGTDGDADRLGIIDEKGHFIHPNEVLLLLYYYLLEYKGWKGSVVRNIATTHLLDKVAADHGEKSFEVPVGFKHISSQMEADDSLIGGESSGGLTIRGHIKGKDGVFASSLLVEMISVTGKKLSELLDEIYSKYGYAYTAEGDCKFKPSEKEALYTKIYVEKQLPEFEYEIEKVSYEDGAKVYFKNGGWVIARFSGTEPLLRIFAEMEDKDTAEHVLQKVKDFLSL, from the coding sequence ATGATTAAATTTGGTACTGGCGGCTGGCGCGCTTTCATTGGTGAAGAATTTACCAGAGAAAACGTCCGCTTAGTGGCACAAGCGCTCTCTAACATCATCAATAATGAAGATGCAGCGAAAAACGGCTTCGTTATCGGTTACGACCGCCGCTTCCTTTCAGATAAAGCCGCGTGCTGGTTTGCTGAAGTATTGGCAGCCAACAACATCAAAGTGAGCTTTATCGACAAGTTCGTTCCGACTCCTATCGTAATGTTCCAAGCGAAAGAGATGGGATGTATTTACTCTGCGTGTATTACCGCTTCTCACAACCCAGCGGACTATAACGGCATAAAGATCTTCATTGAAGGTGGCCGTGATGCTGATGAGATCATCACAGAAAAGATCGAACAACAAATTTCGACTTTAACCAGTGAAGATGTCGTCAGAGTCGATTTTGAACAAGCATTGAACGACAAAGAAATTGAAATCATCAATCCGATGAACGCCTTTGTTGACTCGATCATCAACGCGATTGATATCGAATCGATTAAACAAGCCAACCTACGAGTCCTGATCGATCCCATGTTTGGTGTAGCGAAAAACGCACTGCAAACCGTGTTAATCAGCGCTCGCTGTGATGTTGATGTAATCAACGATGGTAAAAACCCAGACTTTGGCGGATTGATGCCTTCTCCAAGTGCAGCAACGCTGTATCGCTTGAAGCACTTGGTGGCGGCTGAAGGTTACGACATTGGTATTGGTACCGATGGCGATGCCGACCGCTTGGGTATCATCGATGAGAAAGGTCACTTCATTCACCCTAACGAAGTGCTACTACTGCTTTACTACTACCTACTGGAATACAAAGGCTGGAAAGGCTCTGTCGTTCGTAATATCGCGACCACACATCTACTGGATAAAGTCGCTGCGGATCATGGTGAAAAGAGCTTTGAGGTTCCTGTAGGCTTCAAACATATCAGTTCTCAAATGGAAGCCGACGACTCACTGATTGGTGGCGAAAGTTCGGGTGGTTTAACCATTCGTGGCCACATAAAAGGTAAAGATGGCGTGTTCGCATCGAGCTTACTGGTTGAGATGATCAGTGTGACAGGTAAGAAACTCTCTGAGCTACTTGATGAAATCTACTCTAAGTATGGTTATGCGTATACGGCAGAAGGGGATTGCAAATTCAAACCTTCAGAGAAAGAAGCGCTCTACACCAAGATCTACGTAGAGAAACAACTGCCTGAATTTGAATACGAAATTGAAAAAGTCAGCTATGAAGATGGCGCTAAGGTGTACTTCAAGAATGGCGGCTGGGTCATTGCTCGCTTCTCAGGAACAGAGCCGTTACTAAGAATCTTCGCAGAAATGGAAGATAAAGACACTGCAGAACATGTTCTTCAAAAAGTGAAAGACTTCCTCTCTCTATAG
- a CDS encoding ABC transporter ATP-binding protein, translated as MSCALSIKDLTCKYESQTILESLSLEVEHGEIVCLLGASGCGKTTLLKAIAGLLPLSSGVMSLNCQVIDDAANWLPPEQRNIGMIFQDYALFPHLTVNQNVAFGLREMSEQDKAAKVKEMLELVHLDQFGDRYPHQLSGGQQQRVAIARSLAYKPDLLLLDEPFSNIDTQVRHELISQIRKIFKKQGVTAIFVTHSREEAFAFADKMAVMNHGVIEQYGSASELYFHPSSKFVADFLGGGSYLGAQRISEHEFETSLGLIEAKAQTQIEIGAECALLLRPQHIVASHDVDSNLSVLEQQFMGDHCRYVIEANGQKLLATSSEALEFGMPVTVKVDTKGVLAF; from the coding sequence ATGAGTTGTGCATTATCAATTAAAGATCTGACTTGTAAGTATGAGTCCCAAACTATTTTGGAATCTCTTTCTTTAGAAGTTGAGCATGGTGAAATTGTTTGTCTGCTTGGTGCCAGTGGTTGTGGTAAGACGACGCTGCTTAAAGCGATTGCCGGCCTGCTTCCATTGAGCAGTGGTGTCATGAGTCTGAATTGCCAAGTTATTGATGACGCTGCGAATTGGTTACCACCAGAGCAGCGTAATATTGGCATGATCTTCCAAGATTACGCTCTGTTTCCACATCTTACTGTCAATCAGAACGTGGCATTTGGTCTACGTGAGATGTCTGAGCAAGATAAGGCTGCGAAAGTTAAAGAGATGCTTGAGCTTGTTCATCTTGATCAATTTGGCGATCGTTATCCTCATCAACTATCTGGTGGACAACAGCAACGTGTCGCGATTGCGCGCTCTTTGGCATATAAGCCAGACCTGCTGCTATTGGATGAACCATTTTCCAACATTGATACTCAAGTACGTCATGAGTTGATTTCTCAGATTCGTAAGATCTTCAAGAAGCAGGGTGTGACGGCTATTTTTGTTACTCACAGTCGTGAAGAGGCGTTTGCCTTTGCTGACAAGATGGCGGTAATGAATCATGGTGTCATCGAACAATACGGCTCGGCGTCAGAATTGTACTTCCACCCATCAAGCAAGTTTGTTGCAGACTTCTTGGGCGGCGGTAGTTATTTAGGTGCACAACGTATTTCTGAACATGAGTTTGAGACAAGCTTAGGTTTGATTGAAGCGAAAGCGCAGACTCAGATCGAAATTGGTGCTGAATGTGCGTTGTTGTTAAGGCCTCAGCATATTGTGGCGAGCCACGATGTTGATAGTAACCTGTCGGTATTGGAACAGCAGTTTATGGGTGACCACTGTCGTTATGTGATTGAAGCTAATGGTCAGAAACTGCTAGCAACGTCTTCTGAAGCGCTTGAGTTCGGTATGCCAGTAACGGTGAAAGTCGATACCAAAGGCGTATTGGCGTTCTAA